From a single Micromonospora sp. WMMD1102 genomic region:
- the rplU gene encoding 50S ribosomal protein L21, whose amino-acid sequence MYAIVKTGGKQYKVAEGDVIEVEKLVGQPGDAVKLAAVLLVDGDNLVTDAGQLAKVAVSGEIAEHTKGPKIRIHKFKNKTGYHKRQGHRQPLTKVKVTGISNGK is encoded by the coding sequence ATGTACGCGATCGTCAAGACCGGCGGCAAGCAGTACAAGGTCGCCGAGGGCGACGTGATCGAGGTCGAGAAGCTGGTCGGCCAGCCGGGCGACGCGGTCAAGCTCGCCGCCGTCCTCCTCGTCGACGGGGACAACCTGGTGACCGACGCCGGGCAGCTGGCCAAGGTCGCGGTGTCCGGCGAGATCGCCGAGCACACCAAGGGTCCGAAGATCCGGATCCACAAGTTCAAGAACAAGACCGGCTACCACAAGCGCCAGGGTCACCGCCAGCCGCTGACCAAGGTCAAGGTGACCGGCATCTCCAACGGCAAGTAA
- a CDS encoding TIGR03960 family B12-binding radical SAM protein encodes MSAASSAAGKSAAMTVWPQLEQLLPQVSKPIQYVGGELGAVVKDWDSAVVRWALMYPDAYEVGLPNQGVQILYEVLNEQPGVLAERTYAVWPDLERLMRANDVPQFTVEAHRPVGAFDLFGISFATELGYTNLLTAIDLAGIPLLSADRTDADPVIVAGGHAAFNPEPIADFVDAAVLGDGEEAVLEITEIVRGWKAEGSPGGRDELLLRLARTESVYVPRFYDVDYLPDGRIQRVVPNRADVPFRVHKRTTMDLDAWPYPKKPIVPLAETVHERYAVEIFRGCTRGCRFCQAGMITRPVRERSITTVGQMVADGLEYSGFSEVGLLSLSSADHSEIGDMCSGLAEQYAGTNVSLSLPSTRVDAFNIDLAQELSRNGRRTGLTFAPEGGSERIRKVINKMVSEEDLIRTVVTAYTNGWRQVKLYFMCGLPTEEDEDVLQIARLAHEVIKAGRAATGSKDIRCTVSIGGFVPKPHTPFQWARMERPEVIDNRLKLLKQAINSDRSLGRAIGYRYHDGEPSLIEGLLSRGDRRVGAVIRRVWENGGRFDGWSEHFSYQRWVDAAAEVLPAFGVDLDWYTVREREQAEVLPWDHLDSGLDKDWLWQDWQDALTGYEQDDCRWTPCFDCGVCPSMDTEIQIGPTGKKLLPLTPVNTGLRMPAGAGH; translated from the coding sequence ATGAGCGCCGCGTCGTCTGCCGCGGGGAAGTCAGCGGCGATGACGGTCTGGCCGCAGCTTGAGCAGTTGCTGCCCCAGGTCAGCAAGCCGATCCAGTACGTCGGCGGTGAGCTGGGCGCGGTGGTCAAGGACTGGGACTCGGCGGTCGTCCGGTGGGCGCTGATGTACCCGGACGCGTACGAGGTGGGGCTGCCGAACCAGGGCGTGCAGATCCTCTACGAGGTGCTCAACGAGCAGCCGGGCGTACTCGCCGAGCGGACGTACGCGGTCTGGCCGGACCTGGAGCGGCTGATGCGGGCGAACGACGTGCCGCAGTTCACCGTCGAGGCGCACCGGCCGGTCGGCGCGTTCGACCTGTTCGGGATCTCGTTCGCCACCGAACTCGGCTACACCAACCTGCTCACCGCGATCGACCTGGCCGGCATCCCGCTGCTGTCGGCCGACCGCACCGACGCGGACCCGGTGATCGTGGCCGGCGGGCACGCCGCGTTCAACCCCGAGCCGATCGCCGACTTCGTCGACGCGGCCGTACTCGGGGACGGCGAGGAAGCCGTACTGGAGATCACCGAGATCGTCCGGGGTTGGAAGGCCGAGGGCAGCCCCGGCGGGCGGGACGAGCTGCTGCTCCGGCTGGCCCGGACCGAGAGCGTCTACGTGCCGCGTTTCTACGACGTCGACTACCTGCCGGACGGCCGGATCCAGCGGGTCGTGCCGAACCGGGCGGACGTGCCGTTCCGGGTGCACAAGCGGACGACGATGGACCTGGACGCCTGGCCGTACCCGAAGAAGCCGATCGTGCCGCTCGCCGAGACCGTGCACGAGCGGTACGCGGTGGAGATCTTCCGGGGTTGCACCCGGGGCTGCCGGTTCTGCCAGGCCGGCATGATCACCCGTCCGGTACGGGAGCGTTCGATCACCACGGTCGGCCAGATGGTCGCCGACGGCCTCGAATACTCCGGCTTCTCCGAGGTGGGGCTGCTGTCGCTCTCGTCGGCCGACCACTCGGAGATCGGCGACATGTGCTCCGGCCTGGCCGAGCAGTACGCCGGCACCAACGTCTCGCTCTCGCTGCCGTCCACCCGGGTCGACGCCTTCAACATCGACCTGGCCCAGGAGCTGTCCCGCAACGGTCGGCGGACGGGCCTCACCTTCGCCCCGGAGGGTGGCTCGGAGCGGATCCGCAAGGTGATCAACAAGATGGTGTCGGAGGAAGACCTCATCCGCACCGTGGTCACCGCCTACACCAACGGCTGGCGGCAGGTGAAGCTCTACTTCATGTGCGGGCTGCCGACGGAAGAGGACGAGGACGTCCTCCAGATCGCCCGGCTCGCGCACGAGGTGATCAAGGCCGGGCGGGCGGCCACCGGCTCCAAGGACATCCGCTGCACCGTCTCGATCGGCGGCTTCGTACCCAAGCCGCACACCCCGTTCCAGTGGGCCCGGATGGAGCGGCCCGAGGTGATCGACAACCGGCTCAAGCTGCTCAAGCAGGCGATCAACTCCGACCGGTCGCTTGGCCGGGCGATCGGCTACCGCTACCACGACGGCGAGCCGTCGCTGATCGAGGGACTGCTCAGCCGGGGCGACCGGCGGGTCGGTGCCGTCATCCGGCGGGTCTGGGAGAACGGCGGCCGGTTCGACGGCTGGAGCGAGCACTTCTCCTACCAGCGCTGGGTGGACGCCGCCGCCGAGGTGCTGCCGGCCTTCGGGGTGGACCTCGACTGGTACACCGTCCGGGAGCGGGAACAGGCCGAGGTGCTGCCCTGGGACCACCTCGACTCCGGGCTGGACAAGGACTGGCTCTGGCAGGACTGGCAGGACGCCCTGACCGGGTACGAGCAGGACGACTGCCGGTGGACCCCGTGTTTCGACTGCGGAGTCTGCCCGTCCATGGACACCGAGATCCAGATCGGCCCGACCGGCAAGAAGCTGCTGCCGCTGACGCCGGTGAACACCGGCCTGCGGATGCCGGCCGGCGCCGGACACTGA
- a CDS encoding TIGR03936 family radical SAM-associated protein, whose protein sequence is MRYAKRGPLRFTSHRDFARAFERALRRAGVPVAFSQGFTPHPKISYASAAPTGVASEAEYLEIGLQQPVEPHVLLTALDAGLSPGLDVLDAVVAGSGSLADRIDASRWRIELSGIEPDVARVAVSSFMAASEVLVERMTKQGRRVFDTRAAVATIDVIERTEAPSGVAGVPCAILEVVVRQVTPSVRPDDVLAGLRVVADLEPPVPPQATRLAQGTLTAQGEIVDPLEADRDGTAIDERQPEVRPAVR, encoded by the coding sequence ATCAGGTACGCCAAGCGTGGGCCGCTGAGGTTCACCTCACACCGGGACTTCGCGCGGGCCTTCGAGCGCGCGTTGCGCCGGGCCGGCGTACCGGTGGCGTTCTCCCAGGGCTTCACCCCGCATCCGAAGATCTCCTACGCCAGCGCCGCCCCGACCGGGGTGGCCAGCGAGGCGGAGTACCTCGAAATCGGACTCCAGCAGCCGGTCGAGCCGCACGTGCTGCTCACCGCCCTGGACGCCGGGCTGTCGCCCGGACTCGACGTACTCGACGCGGTGGTGGCCGGCAGCGGCAGCCTGGCCGACCGGATCGACGCGTCCCGCTGGCGGATTGAACTGTCCGGTATCGAGCCGGATGTCGCCCGCGTCGCTGTCTCGTCCTTTATGGCCGCCTCGGAAGTGCTGGTCGAGCGGATGACCAAGCAGGGCCGACGGGTCTTCGACACGCGGGCCGCCGTCGCGACCATCGATGTGATCGAGAGGACCGAGGCACCTTCCGGGGTCGCGGGCGTACCGTGTGCGATACTCGAAGTGGTCGTGCGGCAGGTCACCCCGTCCGTACGACCCGATGACGTCCTTGCCGGCCTCCGCGTGGTGGCCGACCTGGAGCCGCCGGTGCCGCCGCAGGCGACCCGGCTGGCGCAGGGCACGCTGACCGCGCAGGGGGAGATCGTGGATCCGTTGGAGGCGGATCGCGACGGGACCGCCATCGACGAACGCCAGCCGGAAGTCCGGCCGGCGGTCAGGTAG
- a CDS encoding Rne/Rng family ribonuclease gives MLENEPEGGERTGAEPAVDATTASGSTERTNPPDAPTQGGAVQSAPGQGATAQDGAAHSAPAPGAAAQDGAEEAPVRRRTTRRRTASTASEPAPTGIPAEAPSSTRATSGEATDAEVLAPMAAGIEPAPKATRRRRKATTADKKDDTGLPAAETTPIGGTTPATETAAGATPATEPTPAGGTGATPTGAAAGPGSSAAGVEDAATGESVPPVKVTRTRRKKATPPAAPTEAAGDLPTAAESVPAVTDSSPAVASSSPAAAQDVSAVAGEVPVTRADADADAGAGASGGAELTGGAGLPATAEPVEGAVVSRGRRRRAALSAPTVLFMPPEPETPPAWGAPAAETVPAPRPTEAEAEGEPVEPVEGTRRRRRGRRGAEPAVPDAEAEAGTAAVVADQDAPDLTDSEADTDSDADLDSDDESAAARRRRRRGRRGRGRGKGGADDIDDAEESDEPAAQVEAVADEDEDDDGENGDGVTRRRRRRRRKGAGDTDGTAEDGVHTVIKIREPRKSVDEVQGVSGSTRLEAKRQRRRDGREQRRTRPPILSESEFLARREAVDRVMAVRQRGDRTQIAVLEDGVLVEHYVTRASAGTMAGNVYLGKVQNVLPSMEAAFVDVGRGRNAVLYAGEVNWDSSGLEGRARSIEQALRSGDSVLVQVTKDPIGHKGARLTSHIALSGRHLVYVPHGNASGISRKLPDTERKRLRDILKKLVPDGAGVIVRTAAEGASEDELARDVKRLQAQWEDIQVKAAEGGAPVLLYEEPDLVIRVVRDLFNEDFRELVVQGDESYDMVESYLSHVSPDLVPRLRRHTGTGDVFAERRIDEQILKGLDRKVFLPSGGHLVIDRTEAMTVIDVNTGKYTGAGGNLEETVTRNNLEAAEEIVRQLRLRDLGGIVVIDFIDMVLESNRELVLRRLTECLGRDRTKHQVTEITSLGLVQMTRKRIGAGLLEAFSETCDCCKGRGLIIHTEPVPEKSRPGAGDKVKAVASATGTPASAGNATSEAPAGGGRRRGRKAAAPERVVVEVSEYEDTMGYDLSRYEADSDGPGAGDVAEAGPTEPMRLVGAGDPDGIEDTGDPDAEADGTEVGGGRRRARRGGTRRRTRP, from the coding sequence ATGCTCGAGAACGAGCCAGAGGGCGGAGAACGGACCGGCGCGGAGCCGGCCGTCGACGCCACCACCGCAAGCGGCAGCACCGAGCGCACGAACCCGCCGGACGCTCCCACGCAGGGCGGTGCCGTGCAGAGCGCCCCCGGACAGGGTGCGACCGCGCAGGACGGTGCCGCGCACAGCGCCCCCGCACCGGGTGCGGCGGCGCAGGACGGTGCCGAGGAGGCACCTGTGCGGCGGCGTACCACCCGGCGCCGCACCGCCAGCACGGCGAGCGAGCCGGCGCCGACCGGGATACCGGCCGAGGCGCCCAGCAGCACCCGGGCGACCAGCGGCGAGGCCACCGACGCCGAGGTACTGGCACCGATGGCCGCCGGCATAGAGCCCGCGCCGAAGGCGACCCGGCGGCGGCGCAAGGCCACCACGGCGGACAAGAAGGACGACACCGGACTACCGGCCGCCGAGACCACTCCGATCGGTGGAACGACTCCGGCCACCGAGACGGCTGCGGGGGCGACTCCGGCCACCGAGCCGACCCCAGCCGGTGGGACCGGTGCGACTCCGACCGGTGCTGCCGCTGGTCCGGGCAGCTCCGCCGCCGGCGTCGAGGACGCGGCGACTGGCGAATCCGTACCTCCGGTGAAGGTGACCCGGACCCGGCGGAAGAAGGCGACGCCGCCCGCCGCGCCGACCGAGGCCGCCGGCGACCTGCCGACGGCTGCCGAGAGTGTCCCGGCGGTGACGGATAGTTCCCCGGCAGTGGCGAGTAGTTCCCCGGCGGCTGCTCAGGATGTCTCAGCGGTGGCCGGTGAGGTGCCGGTGACCCGCGCCGATGCCGATGCCGATGCTGGCGCTGGCGCGTCCGGCGGGGCCGAGCTGACCGGCGGGGCCGGCCTGCCGGCGACCGCCGAGCCGGTCGAGGGAGCGGTGGTGTCCCGGGGGCGTCGGCGCCGCGCCGCGCTCTCCGCGCCCACGGTGCTGTTCATGCCACCCGAGCCGGAGACTCCGCCGGCCTGGGGCGCACCGGCGGCCGAGACCGTCCCGGCGCCCCGGCCGACCGAGGCGGAGGCCGAGGGTGAGCCGGTGGAGCCGGTCGAGGGCACCCGGCGGCGCCGGCGGGGACGGCGCGGTGCCGAACCGGCCGTGCCGGACGCCGAGGCCGAGGCCGGGACGGCGGCAGTCGTCGCCGACCAGGACGCCCCGGACCTGACGGACTCCGAGGCGGACACCGACTCGGACGCCGACCTCGACTCGGACGACGAGAGTGCGGCGGCCCGGCGCCGGCGCCGACGCGGTCGCCGGGGACGCGGCCGGGGCAAGGGCGGCGCGGACGACATCGACGACGCCGAGGAGAGCGACGAGCCGGCGGCGCAGGTCGAGGCCGTCGCCGACGAGGACGAGGACGACGACGGCGAGAACGGTGACGGGGTGACCCGGCGCCGCCGTCGACGTCGACGCAAGGGCGCCGGCGACACCGACGGTACGGCCGAGGACGGCGTACACACCGTTATCAAGATCCGTGAGCCTCGCAAGAGCGTGGACGAGGTGCAGGGCGTCTCCGGCTCGACCCGGCTGGAGGCCAAGCGGCAGCGCCGCCGGGACGGTCGCGAGCAGCGGCGTACCCGCCCGCCGATCCTGAGCGAGTCGGAGTTCCTGGCCCGCCGGGAGGCGGTCGACCGGGTGATGGCGGTACGCCAGCGCGGCGACCGCACCCAGATCGCCGTACTGGAGGACGGGGTGCTGGTCGAGCACTACGTCACCCGGGCCTCCGCCGGCACCATGGCCGGCAACGTCTACCTCGGCAAGGTGCAGAACGTGCTGCCCAGCATGGAGGCGGCCTTCGTCGACGTCGGGCGGGGCCGCAACGCGGTGCTCTATGCCGGCGAGGTCAACTGGGACAGCAGCGGCCTGGAGGGGCGGGCCCGCTCGATCGAGCAGGCGCTGCGTTCCGGCGACTCGGTGCTGGTGCAGGTCACCAAGGACCCGATCGGGCACAAGGGTGCCCGGCTGACCAGCCACATCGCGCTCTCCGGGCGGCACCTGGTCTACGTACCCCACGGCAACGCCTCGGGGATCAGCCGCAAGCTGCCGGACACCGAGCGTAAGCGGCTCCGCGACATCCTGAAGAAGCTGGTGCCGGACGGTGCCGGCGTGATCGTCCGGACCGCGGCCGAGGGAGCCAGCGAGGACGAGCTGGCCCGGGACGTGAAGCGGCTCCAGGCGCAGTGGGAGGACATCCAGGTCAAGGCGGCCGAGGGTGGCGCCCCGGTGCTGCTCTACGAGGAGCCCGACCTGGTGATCCGGGTGGTCCGGGACCTGTTCAACGAGGACTTCCGCGAGCTGGTCGTGCAGGGCGACGAGTCGTACGACATGGTCGAGTCCTACCTCTCGCACGTCTCGCCGGACCTGGTGCCCCGGCTGCGCCGGCACACCGGCACCGGGGACGTCTTCGCCGAGCGGCGGATCGACGAGCAGATCCTCAAGGGGCTGGACCGGAAGGTCTTCCTGCCCTCCGGCGGTCACCTGGTGATCGACCGGACCGAGGCGATGACGGTGATCGACGTCAACACCGGCAAGTACACCGGTGCCGGCGGCAACCTGGAGGAGACGGTCACCCGGAACAACCTGGAGGCGGCCGAGGAGATCGTCCGGCAGCTCCGGCTCCGCGACCTCGGCGGTATCGTCGTGATCGACTTCATCGACATGGTGCTGGAGTCGAACCGCGAGCTGGTGCTGCGCCGGCTCACCGAGTGCCTGGGCCGGGACCGGACCAAGCACCAGGTGACCGAGATCACCTCGCTCGGCCTGGTCCAGATGACCCGGAAGCGGATCGGTGCCGGGCTGCTGGAGGCGTTCAGCGAGACCTGCGACTGCTGCAAGGGCCGCGGCCTGATCATCCACACCGAGCCGGTGCCGGAGAAGTCCCGGCCGGGCGCCGGCGACAAGGTCAAGGCGGTCGCGTCGGCCACCGGTACCCCGGCGTCGGCCGGGAACGCGACATCCGAGGCGCCGGCCGGTGGTGGTCGACGCCGGGGCCGCAAGGCAGCGGCACCGGAGCGGGTCGTCGTCGAGGTCTCGGAGTACGAGGACACCATGGGGTACGACCTGTCCCGCTACGAGGCGGACAGCGACGGCCCCGGGGCCGGAGACGTCGCCGAGGCCGGGCCGACCGAGCCGATGCGGCTTGTCGGTGCCGGTGACCCGGACGGTATCGAGGACACCGGTGACCCGGACGCGGAGGCCGACGGTACGGAGGTCGGCGGCGGTCGTCGCCGGGCCCGGCGCGGCGGCACCCGCCGCCGTACCCGCCCCTGA
- the rpmA gene encoding 50S ribosomal protein L27 has translation MAHKKGASSSRNGRDSAAQRLGVKRFGGQVVNAGEILIRQRGTKFHPGDLVGRGGDDTLFALAAGAVQFGTRRGRKVVSIVPSER, from the coding sequence ATGGCTCACAAAAAGGGTGCGTCCAGCTCGCGGAACGGTCGCGACTCCGCGGCACAGCGGCTCGGCGTCAAGCGGTTCGGTGGGCAGGTCGTCAACGCCGGCGAGATCCTGATCCGTCAGCGGGGCACCAAGTTCCACCCCGGTGACCTGGTCGGTCGTGGCGGCGACGACACGCTGTTCGCGCTGGCCGCCGGTGCGGTCCAGTTCGGCACCAGGCGCGGTCGCAAGGTCGTCAGCATCGTGCCGTCCGAGCGGTAA
- a CDS encoding GNAT family N-acetyltransferase gives MLIESRASSDPELAALVVAQQRELREAAGGPGGQVSVPHDDARYLVGVLAGRAVVCGAIRALDRDTAEISRMYVRPAYRGQGLARQMLGALEELALRSGHTVLRLETGSHLPSAIQLYLSSGYAEIPVYGDYAGNPYSVCFEKRLPVPA, from the coding sequence GTGCTGATCGAGTCGCGTGCGTCGTCGGATCCCGAGCTGGCCGCCCTGGTGGTGGCCCAGCAGCGTGAGCTTCGGGAGGCCGCCGGCGGTCCCGGCGGGCAGGTGTCCGTGCCGCACGACGACGCCCGCTACCTGGTGGGCGTGCTTGCCGGCCGGGCGGTCGTCTGTGGGGCCATCCGAGCATTGGACCGGGACACCGCGGAGATCAGCCGGATGTACGTGCGGCCGGCGTACCGGGGCCAGGGCCTCGCGCGGCAGATGCTCGGCGCGCTGGAGGAACTCGCCCTGCGCTCCGGGCACACCGTGCTGCGGCTGGAGACCGGCAGCCACCTGCCCAGCGCGATCCAGCTCTATCTCTCCTCCGGCTACGCCGAGATCCCGGTCTACGGCGACTACGCCGGCAACCCCTACAGCGTCTGCTTCGAGAAGCGCCTACCAGTCCCGGCCTGA
- a CDS encoding lysophospholipid acyltransferase family protein: MPLLYTLGQYTVGTAMRVGWRPTVDGLENVPATGGAIFAGNHLSVADELFLGSVVPRHIAFWAKSEYFTGTGLRGWFTRSVIGGLGAIRVERAGGRAALSAFDGAIPVLRAGDLVAIYPEGTRSPDGRLYRGRTGVARLALAAEVPVIPVGMIGTERVQPIGVRVPRLGTGKVTVRFGKPMDFAGRPSDRTSLRQITDEIMTGIQELTGQEYVPRYAPARNVAENGGS, encoded by the coding sequence GTGCCGCTGCTCTACACCCTCGGCCAGTACACCGTGGGCACCGCGATGCGGGTTGGCTGGCGTCCGACAGTGGATGGCCTGGAGAACGTCCCCGCCACCGGCGGGGCGATCTTCGCGGGCAACCACCTCTCGGTCGCCGACGAGTTGTTCCTCGGTTCGGTGGTGCCCAGGCACATCGCCTTCTGGGCCAAGTCCGAGTACTTCACCGGCACCGGACTGCGGGGCTGGTTCACCCGTTCCGTGATAGGCGGGCTGGGCGCGATCCGGGTGGAACGGGCCGGCGGCCGGGCCGCGCTCTCCGCGTTCGACGGGGCGATCCCGGTGCTGCGCGCCGGTGACCTGGTGGCGATCTATCCCGAGGGCACCCGGTCGCCGGACGGGCGCCTCTACCGGGGACGGACCGGGGTGGCCAGGCTGGCGCTGGCCGCCGAGGTGCCGGTGATCCCGGTCGGGATGATCGGCACCGAGCGGGTGCAGCCGATCGGTGTCCGGGTGCCCCGGCTCGGCACCGGCAAGGTGACGGTCCGGTTCGGCAAGCCGATGGACTTCGCCGGCCGCCCCAGCGACCGGACGTCGCTGCGGCAGATCACCGACGAGATCATGACGGGGATCCAGGAGCTGACCGGGCAGGAGTACGTTCCCAGGTACGCTCCGGCCCGCAACGTGGCCGAGAACGGCGGCTCCTAG
- the trpS gene encoding tryptophan--tRNA ligase, with translation MAPSGTPLPTPTASAPSTPVVRRITGLKPTGHLHLGNLVGAIRPMVAGQYRTETIVFLADLHALTVSHQPAQIREFTLEQATILLAAGLDPDRALLYVQSQVPQHTELHYLLECATGYGEAHRMIQFREKSAQRDRVRLSLLSYPVLMAADILLHDVHEVPVGEDQSQHLELTRTVATRFNARYGETFIVPRGVLPAVSARVMDLADPTAKMGKTNASGAGTIFLLDPPEVIRRKVLRAVTDPARTVGYDPMRRPGVANLLEILASCLGGSPDVLAADYGSYAQLKNAVAEAVEAMLRPIRLRYTELARDPGYVRRVLADGAERARDNAADTVHRAKRAIGLLSH, from the coding sequence ATGGCCCCGAGCGGCACACCACTCCCGACGCCCACCGCGTCCGCCCCGAGCACCCCGGTGGTACGCCGGATCACCGGCCTCAAGCCGACCGGCCACCTGCACCTGGGGAACCTGGTCGGTGCGATCCGGCCGATGGTCGCCGGCCAGTACCGGACGGAGACGATCGTCTTCCTGGCCGACCTGCACGCGCTGACCGTCAGCCACCAGCCGGCGCAGATCCGCGAGTTCACCCTGGAACAGGCCACCATACTGCTCGCCGCCGGCCTCGACCCGGACCGGGCCCTGCTCTACGTGCAGTCGCAGGTGCCGCAGCACACCGAGCTGCACTACCTGCTGGAGTGTGCCACCGGCTACGGCGAGGCGCACCGGATGATCCAGTTCCGGGAGAAGTCGGCACAGCGTGACCGCGTCCGGCTGAGCCTGCTCAGCTATCCGGTGCTGATGGCCGCCGACATCCTGCTGCACGACGTGCACGAGGTGCCGGTCGGCGAGGACCAGAGCCAGCATCTCGAACTCACCCGGACCGTGGCGACCCGGTTCAACGCCCGGTACGGCGAGACCTTCATCGTGCCCCGGGGCGTCCTGCCGGCGGTGTCGGCCAGGGTGATGGACCTGGCCGACCCGACCGCGAAGATGGGCAAGACCAACGCCAGCGGGGCGGGGACGATCTTCCTGCTCGATCCGCCCGAGGTGATCCGCCGCAAGGTGCTGCGCGCGGTGACCGATCCGGCGCGCACCGTCGGGTACGACCCGATGCGCCGACCCGGCGTGGCGAACCTGCTGGAGATCCTGGCCTCCTGCCTGGGCGGATCACCGGACGTCCTGGCCGCCGACTACGGCTCGTACGCCCAGCTCAAGAACGCGGTCGCCGAGGCGGTCGAGGCGATGCTCCGGCCGATCCGGCTCCGCTACACCGAACTGGCCCGGGATCCGGGCTACGTCCGGCGGGTACTCGCCGACGGCGCCGAACGCGCCCGGGACAACGCCGCCGACACGGTGCACCGAGCCAAACGCGCCATCGGCCTGCTCAGCCATTGA
- the obgE gene encoding GTPase ObgE: MTTFVDRVVLHLQAGDGGHGCVSIHREKFKPFGGPDGGNGGHGGSVSLVVDPQVHTLLDFHFRPHVKAENGKGGAGSNRDGANGQHLVLKVPDGTVVHAMDGTVLADLTGTGTTFEVARGGRGGRGNAALANARRKAPGFAELGEPGDRLDVVLELKSVADIGLVGFPSAGKSSLISVLSAAKPKIADYPFTTLVPNLGVVRIDEHTFTIADVPGLIPGAASGKGLGLAFLRHIERCAVLVHVVDAATLEPGRDPLADIDAIEAELSEYGGLADRPRLVVLNKIDVPDGRDLAEIVRPDIEARGLRVFEVSAVTREGLRELTFALAELVEQSRAVAPDLEPTRIVIRPTAVDDAGFTVEAAPDGAYVVRGQRPERWVKQTNFDNDEAVGYLADRLARLGVEDQLAKAGAEPGSLVRIGEREFDWQPTLYAGAEYVPSARGTDSRLAEQVTRPTAAERLAARKARRQRPSGELVEESGPDGGVPPPVDRLDED; the protein is encoded by the coding sequence GTGACCACGTTCGTTGACCGGGTCGTACTGCACCTGCAGGCCGGTGACGGCGGGCACGGTTGCGTCTCGATCCATCGGGAGAAGTTCAAGCCGTTCGGCGGGCCGGACGGCGGCAACGGCGGGCACGGCGGAAGCGTCTCCCTGGTGGTCGACCCCCAGGTGCACACCCTGCTCGACTTCCACTTCCGGCCGCATGTCAAGGCCGAGAACGGCAAGGGCGGCGCCGGCTCCAACCGGGACGGCGCCAACGGGCAGCACCTGGTGCTCAAGGTCCCGGACGGCACGGTCGTGCACGCCATGGACGGTACGGTGCTGGCCGACCTGACCGGCACCGGCACCACCTTCGAGGTGGCCCGGGGCGGTCGCGGCGGTCGGGGCAACGCCGCCCTGGCCAACGCCCGCCGCAAGGCACCCGGCTTCGCCGAGCTGGGCGAGCCCGGGGACCGGCTGGACGTCGTACTCGAACTCAAGAGCGTGGCCGACATCGGCCTGGTGGGTTTCCCGTCGGCCGGCAAGTCCTCGCTGATCTCGGTACTCTCGGCGGCCAAGCCGAAGATCGCCGACTATCCGTTCACCACGCTGGTGCCGAACCTCGGTGTGGTCCGGATCGACGAGCACACCTTCACCATCGCCGACGTGCCGGGGCTGATCCCGGGGGCGGCCAGCGGCAAGGGGCTCGGGCTGGCGTTCCTGCGGCACATCGAGCGCTGCGCGGTACTGGTGCACGTGGTGGACGCGGCCACCCTGGAGCCGGGGCGCGACCCGCTGGCCGACATCGACGCCATCGAGGCTGAGTTGTCCGAGTACGGCGGGTTGGCCGACCGGCCCCGGCTGGTCGTGCTCAACAAGATCGACGTACCGGACGGGCGAGACCTGGCCGAGATCGTCCGGCCCGACATCGAGGCGCGTGGCCTGCGGGTCTTCGAGGTCTCAGCGGTGACCCGGGAAGGGCTGCGCGAGTTGACCTTCGCACTGGCGGAGCTGGTCGAGCAGTCCCGGGCGGTGGCGCCGGACCTGGAACCGACCCGGATCGTGATCCGGCCGACGGCTGTCGACGACGCGGGCTTCACCGTCGAGGCGGCACCGGACGGCGCGTACGTGGTGCGTGGGCAGCGGCCGGAGCGCTGGGTCAAGCAGACCAACTTCGACAACGACGAGGCGGTCGGCTATCTGGCGGACCGGCTGGCCCGGCTCGGCGTCGAGGACCAACTCGCCAAGGCAGGTGCCGAACCGGGCAGCCTGGTCCGGATCGGCGAGCGGGAGTTCGACTGGCAGCCGACGCTGTACGCCGGCGCGGAGTACGTGCCGAGCGCCCGGGGCACCGACAGCCGGTTGGCCGAGCAGGTGACCCGGCCGACGGCGGCAGAGCGGCTCGCCGCCCGCAAGGCCCGCCGGCAGCGTCCGTCCGGCGAGCTGGTCGAGGAGTCGGGGCCGGACGGCGGTGTCCCGCCGCCGGTCGACCGCCTCGACGAGGACTGA